The sequence below is a genomic window from Paenibacillus sp. DCT19.
CTAGCAGGGCCTGGGGTCATCGTGACCTACATTTTCGCCGGATTGTTACTGCTCGTTGTCATGGCAGCTATGGCAGAGATGGCCACTGTCTATAAAAATCGGAATATGAAAGACTTTGTACAAGAAGCGTTTGGCAGCAGAGTGTCATTTGTCATGGGATGGATGTATTGCTTCCTATGGTTATCTGTATGTGTAATTGAAGTGATCGCAGCGGGTAGTTTCCTGCAATATTGGTTCCCAGACGTGCCATTGTGGCTCATGAGTCTGGCATGCGCTGCGTTTATTATATCCGTCAATTTTCTGAGTGTAGGCGTGTTCGGAGAATTTGAATTCTGGTTAGCAGGGATCAAAATTGCGATGATTATCGCTTTTATTTTCCTAGGTACTGCGCTAATCTTCGGGATTATTCCGAGTGATAACACACCTTATTTGCAAAACTATACACAATCGGGTGGATTCTTCCCTAATGGTTGGGGCTCGATCTTCTCCGCTCTGCTTGTTGTTATGTTCTCCTATGGAGGCTCTGAGCTGATTGGATTAACGTTGACGGAAACGGAAAATGCAGATCGTGTACTGCCCAAGGTGGTGGGCAATTTCATGTTAAGAATTATTCTGTTCTTCACCTTGCCTATTCTCATCATCTGTGGGTTAATTCCTTGGAATGAGCTTGGACCAGAGAGTAGTCCATTTGTACAGGTGCTCGCTTCAACTGGGCTACCAGGCGCAGCTCATATTATGAACTTCATTCTGGTTACCGCTGTCTTATCAGCTGCGAACTCAGGGATCTATGGTGCATCCCGGATGATGTATTCGATGGCGGTCGGCGGTGAGGCTCCCAAAGCTTTAGCGAAGACCAATGCGAACGGCAGCCCGATTAACACCTTGCTTGTGTGCAGCGTTATTTTGTTAGCTGGATCATTGCTTGGGCTGTTTGCACAAGATCAGCTATTCAGTGTACTGCTAGCAGTTCCTGGATTTGTGGTGATTCTGGTGTGGATCTGCATTTCTTCATCACAGTTGAAGTTGCGTAAGCAGTATCCCGTGCAACCTTCCTTCAAGGTATGGGGATTCCCATACATCACAGGTGCGACAACCCTTTGTCTGACCGTAATTGCAGTGATGTTCATTTTCGATGCAGGCAATCGTTTCAGTATTAGTGTCTGTCTCTCCGTGCTGGCGTTTCTTATCATCTGGTCTTTGGTTCGATTCCGTAAGGCAGATGGGAAACAGGCGAAATAACGGACTGCATCTGTAGGTCGCATGTAGATCGGATAGAGAAAAGGGTTTGAGAATTAGCAGAATGAAATATTGTTTAATTAAGAAGAAGAAGACATCTCAGTGCTTATGCTGGGGTGTTTTTTGGTACTTGGAGGTATACTTGCATATATAGGTTCAGATGAGAAAAAAGAAGGGAGGATTACGCAATGAAGAATTGGGCTGTCGTTATAAGGTTAGATCCCCACATAGAAGAAGAGGTAACTCTTGAAATGAACGGAGTTGAATTTACAGGGTTTGCTAATATCTGTCCATATCCTATTGAAGTGGGAAGTGCTTACCCCGTATCCATTGGGATTACAATATTAGATGATGTCATTGTTCAGGAGCTGCACGAGCCTAAGAAAGAGTTAGAACGGATTGATTCAGGATTTGCCTATAACATTCGAGGTGTGATACAAGCAGATTCTTTGGATGCAGGGATCGTCTTAACCGATGAAGAGTTGTTCAGAGACTATGCTTATTTAATAGGTACATACGTTGAGATGAAAGTAGATCGCATTAGCGTTGAATTTCTAACGGAGCGGGAAGGAGGGTAGGTTCCAGGTGCTGTTATATTTTGGTTTTAATTAGGTTAATGTGGACTATAAAAATACTTCGGTAGTCGCTACCTATTCTTGGGGTGCCTCATTATAATGA
It includes:
- a CDS encoding amino acid permease, whose translation is MAMGGVIGTGIFKGSTETIGLAGPGVIVTYIFAGLLLLVVMAAMAEMATVYKNRNMKDFVQEAFGSRVSFVMGWMYCFLWLSVCVIEVIAAGSFLQYWFPDVPLWLMSLACAAFIISVNFLSVGVFGEFEFWLAGIKIAMIIAFIFLGTALIFGIIPSDNTPYLQNYTQSGGFFPNGWGSIFSALLVVMFSYGGSELIGLTLTETENADRVLPKVVGNFMLRIILFFTLPILIICGLIPWNELGPESSPFVQVLASTGLPGAAHIMNFILVTAVLSAANSGIYGASRMMYSMAVGGEAPKALAKTNANGSPINTLLVCSVILLAGSLLGLFAQDQLFSVLLAVPGFVVILVWICISSSQLKLRKQYPVQPSFKVWGFPYITGATTLCLTVIAVMFIFDAGNRFSISVCLSVLAFLIIWSLVRFRKADGKQAK